In the Acropora muricata isolate sample 2 chromosome 10, ASM3666990v1, whole genome shotgun sequence genome, one interval contains:
- the LOC136887808 gene encoding melatonin receptor type 1A-like: MEESLTMKIPERSYSRVWMETVFLAVINLTATFGNLSVCYAVYRNQRLRTPTNMFVVALAVSDIFISICCMPFSVVTLYTGRWIFGANFCRFQGVAFFMLSMISLSIMGIIAISRYFCVVKREKYIVLFNKRRILVYIALTFCAALAGSLPPLFFEKGGYKFKPGQAVCMYAFETSIFYTILIESVYIGTPLILITFCYAEVFYTVSKSNKVFSLQNNPEQLRANVEEVKVTKTLAAVMAAFAFCWLPICVMDYIDAVRGERTLPRQAYLAYGFLGYLSSTINPFIYGAMNTNFRQEYKAILSKPFRLPRCGCL, translated from the coding sequence ATGGAGGAATCACTGACCATGAAAATTCCTGAAAGGAGCTACTCTAGAGTTTGGATGGAGACAGTTTTCTTAGCAGTCATCAATTTGACGGCCACATTTGGAAATCTGTCTGTTTGTTATGCAGTGTACAGAAACCAGAGACTACGTACGCCTACAAACATGTTTGTGGTAGCACTGGCTGTAAGTGATATATTCATATCTATCTGCTGTATGCCTTTTTCAGTGGTTACTCTGTACACTGGCAGGTGGATTTTCGGAGCAAATTTCTGCCGATTTCAAGGTGTCGCTTTTTTCATGTTGTCAATGATCTCCCTTAGCATTATGGGCATTATCGCGATCAGCCGATATTTCTGCGTCGTGAAACGAGAGAAGTACATAGTGTTGTTTAACAAACGAAGGATTTTAGTGTACATTGCTCTTACGTTTTGTGCAGCACTTGCCGGATCTTTGCCTCCGCTTTTTTTTGAAAAGGGTGGCTATAAATTTAAACCCGGACAAGCCGTTTGCATGTATGCATTCGAAACAAGTATTTTCTACACCATCTTGATTGAAAGCGTTTATATCGGAACGCCATTAATCCTTATCACCTTCTGCTATGCCGAAGTGTTTTACACGGTGTCAAAATCAAATAAAGTTTTCTCGCTTCAAAATAACCCCGAGCAACTCAGGGCAAACGTGGAAGAAGTGAAAGTGACTAAGACTCTAGCGGCGGTGATGGCTGCTTTTGCATTTTGCTGGCTTCCTATTTGTGTAATGGACTACATCGATGCTGTGCGAGGGGAACGCACTCTACCGCGACAGGCCTACCTTGCATACGGGTTCCTGGGTTACCTGAGCAGTACTATTAATCCTTTTATATATGGTGCAATGAATACGAATTTCAGGCAAGAGTACAAGGCCATTTTGAGCAAACCATTTAGGCTCCCTAGATGTGGTTGTTTATAG